TTATCACGTGAAAATATGCATTCCGCATGTGTTACCGCACGTAAATTCCGTAACCTCATGCCCTTCGGATGTTGGTGGTTTTTGAACAATCCAAGTTTAATTGAGGAAATTACCACAATGCGGATTGAATTATTAGGCACAACCTTCATCCCTCAACATTCCGATGCCCGTGTGCTCGAACAGGTAATATATAAATGGGAACATACCCGTAACATTCTATTAAAAGTCCTAACAGAGCAATATGGTAAAATCGTAGCTACAGGATGGAAAGTAACTCCTTCAGATGTAAAACGTGATATCTCCAATTGGTTTGGAGGAAATTTTTGGAAATTCTTAGAAAGTAAATTCTAAGTGCTGTAATGTTTTGACAACATTATTAAATTACTGGCAAAATAATAAACTCACAATTAAATACTTAAAGTGTTAAAATTTGGCATGAAAGGAGAAAGTTATGTTGGGTTGCACTCTCGGGAGCATGTTTCAGGTCTCTGTAGCCGGTGGGAGTTATCAAGAAGGTCTAACCACATTTATTCAAGGTATGCCACCAGGCTATTTCCTGGAAGAAGCTGAAATATATGAATCATTACTTGTCCGAAAACCTGGCCAAAGCGAATTAGCATCACCGCGACGCGAAGCAGACGTGCCTATTATTTATAGTGGGGTTAATACTGCGGATACTATGCCTGGTTTTCAAAATGCAGGTTATACAAATGGAACACCCGTTGTTATCCTCATCCCCAATGTAGACCGCCATTTAGAGCATATCGAGCAATACCAGGTCACCAATCGAACTCCACGTCCTGGGCATGCTTCGTACGCATCATTCATTAAATATGGTATTTGGGATGATGCCATTGGAGCAGGATTTTTTAGTGGCAGATATACCTCAACCATTGTGGCAGCAGGTGCCGTTGCAAAGAAAGTATTGAAACAACATGGAATTGATGTATTCGCTTATGTAAAAGAAGCCGCAGGTGTTAAGGCAAGTGATGTCCCATTAGAAGAAGCCAAAAAGAAAGTAGATACCTTCCGCATGGTTCGGCGGGAATATGACCCCATATACCGCTGGGTATTCAAAGAAGGCAGAATAACACCTCAAATGAGATTCCTACATAAAATGGCAGTCATCGCAGAGTTGGAACAAAAACTACTTGAAATTCGTGAACAGGCACCCGTCGTAGATGTCCAGCAAATTCGCGAAGAATATGGAATCCATTTCACTATGAATTGCCCAGATGTCGACACCGCATTTGAAATGGAAAAACGAATTTTACAAATCCGTGATGAGGGTGATTCCAGTGGCGGGTTAGTAGAAGTTGTTGCAACAGGAGTGCCTGTCGGAT
This Candidatus Hydrogenedens sp. DNA region includes the following protein-coding sequences:
- a CDS encoding chorismate synthase; amino-acid sequence: MLGCTLGSMFQVSVAGGSYQEGLTTFIQGMPPGYFLEEAEIYESLLVRKPGQSELASPRREADVPIIYSGVNTADTMPGFQNAGYTNGTPVVILIPNVDRHLEHIEQYQVTNRTPRPGHASYASFIKYGIWDDAIGAGFFSGRYTSTIVAAGAVAKKVLKQHGIDVFAYVKEAAGVKASDVPLEEAKKKVDTFRMVRREYDPIYRWVFKEGRITPQMRFLHKMAVIAELEQKLLEIREQAPVVDVQQIREEYGIHFTMNCPDVDTAFEMEKRILQIRDEGDSSGGLVEVVATGVPVGLGEPVFRKLDGEIGRMLSIGAVKAVEVGAGYAVKDMKGSECNDQMRVQDGKVIFKSNNAGGITGGLSTGQDIIARLAVKPTPTIAKDQETIDKVSRENATLKAVTRRDPTIVARVWPVAEAFLACILLDHLMMHYGYQSLVPTTSVR